A genomic segment from Epinephelus fuscoguttatus linkage group LG17, E.fuscoguttatus.final_Chr_v1 encodes:
- the LOC125904604 gene encoding CMP-N-acetylneuraminate-beta-galactosamide-alpha-2,3-sialyltransferase 1-like encodes MNSKVRMLIFVLCVTGVCVFWREYMSPYSLPKQKPCACDQCLSEEGPWFTQRFDKSVEPFLSANYSVSEEAFNWWKLLQAERRNFSTYRKTVDGLFQIFPPAPDVVKSKPDRCRTCAVVGNSGNLRRSHYGLLIDYHDIIIRMNSAHTKGFETDVGSRTTHRIMYPESAVDLDNTTHLVLVPFKIQDLEWATKALTTGFSGRSYAPVKSKIKANKDLVMVVNPAFMRYVHDMWLAKKGRYPSTGFMAVVLALHICDEVSVFGYGADSDGNWSHYWEKLKYKNLKTGIHPGSHEYGIIEELAEQGKVRFYKGW; translated from the exons ATGAATTCAAAAGTGAGGATGCTCATTTTCGTCCTGTGTGTGactggtgtctgtgtgttctgGAGGGAATACATGTCACCGTACTCCCTGCCTAAACAAAAACCCTGCGCTTGTGACCAATGCTTATCTGAGGAGGGCCCGTGGTTCACACAGCGTTTCGACAAATCTGTTGAACCATTTCTGTCAGCGAACTACAGCGTCTCAGAGGAGGCTTTCAACTGGTGGAAG CTTTTACAGGCTGAAAGGCGCAACTTCAGTACCTACAGAAAAACAGTCGATGGGCTGTTTCAGATCTTCCCACCTGCTCCAGATGTTGTAAAATCCAAGCCTGACCGCTGCAGGACTTGTGCTGTGGTGGGGAATTCTGGTAATTTAAGGAGATCACATTATGGACTTCTCATAGACTACCACGACATCATCATACG AATGAACTCTGCCCATACCAAAGGCTTTGAAACAGACGTTGGGAGCAGAACAACTCATCGCATCATGTATCCAGAGAGTGCTGTGGATTTAGACAACACCACTCATCTGGTGCTTGTTCCGTTCAAGATACAGGATCTGGAGTGGGCCACGAAGGCCTTAACCACAGGATTTTCTGGACG ATCATACGCGCCAGTGAAATCCAAAATCAAGGCTAACAAGGATTTG GTGATGGTGGTCAATCCAGCTTTCATGAGGTATGTTCATGACATGTGGCTGGCAAAGAAGGGCAGGTATCCATCCACTGGCTTTATGGCTGTGGTTCTTGCTCTGCATATTTGTGACGAG GTCAGTGTGTTCGGTTATGGAGCGGACAGTGATGGAAACTGGAGTCATTACTGGGAAAAACTCAAatacaaaaatttaaaaactggCATTCATCCCGGAAGTCACGAGTATGGAATTATCGAGGAGCTAGCTGAGCAAGGAAAAGTCAGATTTTATAAAGGGTGGTGA